The region atccctactatatcacacaccgatataggccaatcaccaattatgttcacaacattaaaatattaatttttcacttttccaacagtgttaaccggttaacgccctgggttaaccggttaacgcagcacagaacacgctttctggcaaaattcaacagtgttaaccggttaacgccctgggttaaccggttaacgcagacagaacaacaatattttcacaacccacaacagtgttaaccggttaacgccctgggttaaccggttaacgcaagcaaaacagcaatacctcacaattcctaacagtgttaaccggttaacaccctgggttaaccggttaacgcaagacagaaagctgttcctgcgctaacacggagcagaatgcagaattctccgcattttccgccgttggaggacttccggacctccgattccgattccgtaaaaagctatacgttcgggaaatcacaactcatacaaatacagattcaattacagttttcacatcatctattcatcacaatttttcaacattcataatccaattagggtcaaatcaacggcttatcactacccattacatgttaacccataatacccattaaacgacgataaaccccccttacctgagttaatccggcaatcctttagcctcaagctcttctcttctccaaccttcttcctcttgctctgcctctttgcccttttcctcttttcagtcgcttctctgctttcacgtgaaaactctttttaccaaaatggaactcttttttccttatttccaacttatatatattttccaataattattattccaataataataataataataataataatattccaataattccaattatttaattaaattaataaatataatattaacttaaattaaataattatcttatttttatcggggtgttacactcTTCACCCTTTGATGGGGTATGACCCCCACATTCACAAGACTCCTTCATTAATTACGCTTTCAACATGCCTTAGAGATTTTTCGTGGTAACAATGTGACAGTTCATCTGACGCATGCTTTAGAGGGATGCATGAAAAATGGTTATATTGGTAAATAACTTAAAATAGTGATTATTTTGGAAATTTATTTgaaaaattgattattttaaaaTGAAATCCATGATTTAACTCTATTATCTCATAATTTAATACCCAAGATAATAgaaaaaagaaacaaattttaCTTTAAAAATTTAGATTGGGGTCGAGGTTGAAAGTGAAAAACTCATCATTTTGCCACTAAACTAAAGAGACACATACAACCCGCTAAGGAACAAAGTTTCGGAAAATACCAAATTCGATTCTTGGTGGGAATAATACTTGACTAGTGTCATGATTTCTCGAACACGAACTCTATTTACTAAGGCCACTTTCCTCTAAGAACCAGAATCTAAAAAGGTTATCGTTGTTATTCACATAATCTACAACGATACCTCATATCGGTCGATGTTACCTTTTTCAAGTCTGTTCCATATTTCGAGCCCAACCACGTACCTCCCAAACCCCTTCAGGAAAGTACTCCCACCCTTTTTCTGGCAGTTATTAATGTCCCGTCTACCATTATCCCCCATCAGTCTATGGCTTCTGACCCCCCACTTCTCGACCACTTCAAACATATCAACATCGTCAATCAACAACTGTCGTACATGTCCCTGAGGTCGTACTTGTCCCTGAGGTCATTGCAGACTCTCCTTCGACGCTCTCCCCATCACCAGATCCGATCCTGCAACCTGAGTCTGATTTTCCGATTACCCTTCAAAAAGGTATACGTCAAATATGAAATCCTTCTCCATATTATATTGATTTATATTATCATCGTCTTTCCCCTATGCAGTATACTTGTTTGCCTTCTTTGTCTTTTGTTTCTATTCCTAAAACTTCAGGTGAAGCATTATCTCACCCTGAGTGGAGGCAAGTGATGATTTATAAGATGTATGTTCTTCAAAGCAATGGTACTTGGGAACTGGTTCCTCTATCCCCTAAGAAATCTTTAGTAGGTTGTCGTTAGCTTTATATAGTGAATGTTGGTCCAGATGGAAAGATTGATCGATTTAAAGCTCACTTGGTAGCCAAAGGATACACTCAGATTTTTTTGGTTGGATTATAGTGATACTTTCTCGCTTGTAGCCAAGATGGCATCTATTACACTTCTTATAGTCATTGTAGCCATTCGACATTGGCCTAttcatcaacttgacatcaaaaattcttttttacacggtgatcttgaagaggaagtatatatggagcaaTCACATTAGTTTGTTGCTCAGGGGGGAGTCATCGAATATGGTGTGTAAGCTACACATgtctctttatggtcttaagAAATCTCCAAGAGCTTGGTTCGGAAGATTCAGCACTGTAGTACAACAATTTGGTATGGTATGTAGTGAAGCTGACCATTCTGTTTTTTATCGTCACCCATCCCAATggtgtatttatcttattgtgtatgtagatgatattgtctAATCTGATAGTGATCAGCAGGGAATACTCTAGTTAAAACATCTCTCGAATCAATTTCAGATAAAAGATTTTGGTAAACTTCACTATttcttgggtattgaggtagctcaatctaaagatggtttggtgatttctTAACGGAAATATGCTATAGATATTTTGGAATAAGCATGTTTGTTGAATACTAAACTAGTTGATACTCCTATAAATCTAGGTGTCAAACTACTATCCAATCAGTGGGAGCCTTTATCAGAATCGGGAAGGTATAAGAGATTAGTTGGAAAGTTGAATCATCTCACAGTCACCCGTCTGGACATTTCTTTTGCAGTCAGTGTGGTAAGCCAATTCTTAAATTCCCCTTGTCAAGAACACATGGATGATGTTATTCGGATTCTAATATACATCAAATGTGCTTCAGAAAAAGGTCGAATGCATGAAGATAAAAGACATACACAGATAGTTGGATACTTCAATGCTGATTGGACAGGATCATCCATTGACATACGATCCACCTCTGGGTATTGTATACTTGTTGGAGGAAACCTTATATcctggaaaagtaagaaacaaaacgTAGCTGCAAGATCAAGCGCCGAGGCAGAGTATAAGGTCATGACAATGAcaacatgtgaacttatttggttaaaacagttgctcaaggaacttcaaattgaagaagcaagaccaatgacacttatttgtgataatcaaACTGCATTGCACATTGCTTCAAATCTAGTCTTCCATGATAGGACCAAATATATTGAGATAGACTGTCACTTTGTCAGAGAGAAGATCGAGTCAGATGACATCGTCACAAGCtttgtcaactctaatgatcaattgaAAGACGTGTTTAGAAAATCCCTGCGAAACCCCAtaactaattatatatgtaaTAAGCTTGAtgcatttgacttatatgctcatgcttgagggggagtgttgatatttgtaaatataatgttaagaatatttgtatatagaatagtctcacatcgactatatcatgtaattagttgtaatctctctctatatataataatgTCTCCGTAGTACTTTTCAGAGCACACGGTTTATTCAAATATCTCTTAGTCTCTTGTATTTCAACAAATATCAATGTTACTTTGTCTGATCTAAAGGACAACTGAACCAAATGAATCATTGTGACACAAAAAAGAATGGTTTATGTTGACTATCGTCGCCCGTAAGTTGAAAATGATGAACATATTTAGTTCACTCACATGCAACTTCAAAACTAGAGCGATGTGATAATCCCGTTCTCGATATTTTATCAATATAGTATCAAGTGATCGAATAAGTTAGATGCTACATTTATAAGATCGATTTGTTCCAGAATATTTGATGAAATCACATCAGATATGATTGAGCTCGAGGAAGAAGAACTAATTAATCACaacttttatttttgttttatatatatatatatatatatatatatatatatatataacaagTTAATGAATTTCATCTTATTTAACTAAATGTTTATATGTTTTGTACTTTCTAAAATACAATGTTCAAAAACACACTCCGAATTTTAAAACTCAGTGACATTTTTTAAAAAGAATTTCACcattaattataattaatatttAGATAAAAAATAGAAGTAATCATTAAAGTGAATTTACTTTCCAAGAACTTCTATCAAACACAGACATAGTAGGAAAAGGAGGAAATAACAAGAGAGCAAATACGTGAGCTGTGACGACATGGTGCGCGCctttttgttcttacaattaGTTACCATCAAGGTATTAAATATCTGTCAGCTTTCGAGTCGCAATAATGATTTCTGTCAGTACATATGTTTATAACTGAATTATGTGATTTTGCATGATTCATTCACTAGGTAACTGTTGTGGACTGTGGAGTTACTTTTCACAAACACATGTGGTGGTATAAGTTATAGCTGCATGTGCAAATTTTAATTTCCAGTACTGCGATTTGGTCCACGAGGTTTATGATTTTAACTGCAATTTTCTGCATTAACATCGACCGCGACACGACTGGGACCATCACTGCGACACGTTAACATTTAAGTAGGATTCTGGGTCGTAGCTAGCTAGAGAAGTTATACATATTCAGAGTTGTAAGCAATATTTTCTTTTTCAATAATCTTCATATGgtttacttttatttatttactcTTACAAATCAATCAACTTGGTCATTTGTTTTCATGTGTGTTTGATGGCTTTTTTTGATAGGCTATAAACTTTTTTCTCTCAACAAAAGCATAATGTGTTAACTTTGttgctttttttttcttttcagatTTTGAGCAAGAGAGAGGATGAAGAAAATGGCAGGATTTTGGAGTGTGTTTTGTGGGGAATCTGGTTGTTCAAAGCCTTGCAGCAGTTATTATGATGTTAAGTTTCTCGTTGATCCTTCCACATGCATCAACCATTTCTTAGTATCTTGCTTTGATGTATTTTTTCTCATCCTGCTCCTATTTGTAATGATGATCCACAAGTTGTCATTAAAACCATATCAGGGTATTATACATAGGCAAAGATATTCAAGTCTGCAACTAGTTTCTGCCATAACAAATGGTGTCCTTGGGTTGGTGCATTTGTTTTATGGCATTTGGATTTTAGAAGACAAGTTGACGAAAAACCAAACGGCATTGCCTCTTGATTTGTGGTTGCTGGAATTGTTTCAGGGATTAACATGGTTGTTAGTTGGTTTAACATTAAGTCTTAAGTTTAAACAAATTCCAAGAGCATGGTTAAGGTTTTTTTCTATTCTAATCTTCTTAGTTTCTGCTATAAACTGTGCTTTATCCTTGTTTTATGTAATCGGTAGTATGCACTTGTCCTTCAAAGTAGGAGTGGATGTTCTATCTTTTCCTGGGGCAATTTTATTGCTATTATGCACATATAGGGAATCTAAGAGTAGTGACACTGACAGAGAAATCAATGGAAGCCTTTACGCTCCTTTAAATGGTGAGTCGAATAAAGACGATTCCGTTAGCTGTGTGACGCTATTTGCGAAAGCTGGATTCTTCAGTAGGATTTCATTTTGGTGGCTGAATTCTTTGATGAAAAGTGGTAAAGAGAAAACACTTCAGGACGAAGATGTGCCGATGTTGAGGGAGGAAGATAGAGCAGAAAGTTGTTATTCGATGTTTCTTGAGCAATTAAACAAGCAAAATCAGAAGGATCCATCCTCACAACCATCTGTTTTGAAGACAATGGTTTTATGCCATTGGAAAGAAATTTTGATATCAGGATTCTTTGCAATGCTCAAGGTACTTGCACTTTCTTCTGGACCTTTGCTTCTCAATTCCTTTATATTAGTTGCTGAGGGTTATGAGAGTTTCAAATATCAAGGTTTTGTGTTGGCCATATCACTTTTCTTTATAAAAATTATAGAATCTCTATCACAAAGGCAGTGGTATTTCCGGTCGAGACTCGTCGGTCTCAAAGTTAAGTCACTGCTTACAGCTGCAATCTATAAAAAACAATTGAGGTTGTCCAATTCTGCGAGATTGGCGCACTCTAGTGGTGAGATAATGAATTATGTAACCGTGGATGCTTATAGAATCGGAGAATTTCCTTACTGGTTTCACCAAACATGGACAACAAGCTTCCAACTATGTATCTCGTTGGTAATACTTTTCCGTGCAGTTGGGCTAGCTACAATTGCATCCTTGGTTGTGATAGTTATCACAGTACTTTGCAATACACCACTTGCAAAGTTACAACACAAGTTTCAAAGCAAATTAATGGTTGCACAAGATGAGAGATTGAAGGCTATTTCTGAGGCTCTTGTGAATATGAAGGTACTGAAGTTGTATGCATGGGAAACCAGTTTTAAAAACTCTATAGAAGGATTACGGAATGAGGAACTCAAATGGTTGTCTGCAGTGCAATTGAGAAAGGCATACAACACATTTCTCTTTTGGTCGTCACCGGTTATGGTCTCTGCTGCTACGTTCGGAGCATGTTATTTTCTTAACGTTCCTTTGCATGCGAATAATGTTTTCACTTTCGTGGCAACTTTACGCCTTGTTCAAGATCCAATTAGAACTATCCCTGACGTTATTGGGGTGGTTATTCAGGCAAAAGTTGCTTTCGCTCGGATTTTAAAATTCTTGGAGGCACCCGAACTGCAGAGTGAAAATATTGGGAAGAGGTGTTCAGAAGACAATACAAGGGGCTCAATTTCAATCAAGTCTGCTGAATTTTCATGGGAAGATAGTAATGTGTCAAAGTCAACTTTGAGAAATATAAATTTGGAAGTTAGCCCTGGACAAAAGGTCGCGATTTGTGGTGAGGTTGGCTCAGGCAAATCAACTCTCTTAGCAGCAATTCTCAGAGAAGTTCCTATCACTCAAGGAAAAGTAAGATTTTGCTTTTATTTAATTGTATAAACGTTTCCATACTTTCATTATTTATAACCTTTATATCACTTGGCATGTAAATTCAACTTTTTGTACATTTGAGTACTAATAGTAAAAGGTATTGGATTATCTTTTCTGGAATACAGATTGATGTTTATGGGAAGTTTGCGTATGTTTCTCAAACAGCATGGATACAGACAGGTTCAATAAGGGATAATATATTGTTTGGATCACCTATGGATGTTCAAAAATATCAGAAAACTCTTCATAGGTCTTCACTAGTGAAAGATCTTGAGCTGTTTCCTCATGGTGATCTCACTGAAATAGGAGAGAGAGGGGTTAACTTAAGTGGTGGTCAGAAGCAACGAGTTCAACTTGCTCGTGCTCTTTATCAGAATGCTGATATATATCTTTTGGATGATCCATTCAGTGCTGTTGATGCACAAACTGCCTCAAATTTGTTTAATGTAATGATAAATTCACTTCTTTACATACTGTGTTCATAATACAGCACGCAGGCGCGCACATACACACTTTAAGTACTGTAGTTGGTTATGCTTATGACACAATTAACTGGACAGGAATACATTATGGAAGGACTTGCTGGGAAGACAGTTTTTCTTGTGACTCATCAAGTTGACTTCCTTCCAGCATTTGACTTTGTTTTGGTAATTTTATACATCATTGAAGCAATGATTATGTTTGTCATTGTTCTAACTCAAAATTAGAACATTATTTCATAATCTTTGGCTGACTGAAAATTATGCATGGACACAATGATTTCGCGGTACAGTTGATGTCAGACGGCAAAATCCTACAAGCTGCTTCGTATCACCATTTGTTGACCTCAAGCAAAGATTTTCAGGACCTTGTGAATGCTCACAAAGAGACTGCTGGTTCTGACCGGCTTGTGGATGTTACTTCTTCTGAAAGAAATTCAAATT is a window of Lathyrus oleraceus cultivar Zhongwan6 chromosome 6, CAAS_Psat_ZW6_1.0, whole genome shotgun sequence DNA encoding:
- the LOC127093130 gene encoding ABC transporter C family member 10 produces the protein MKKMAGFWSVFCGESGCSKPCSSYYDVKFLVDPSTCINHFLVSCFDVFFLILLLFVMMIHKLSLKPYQGIIHRQRYSSLQLVSAITNGVLGLVHLFYGIWILEDKLTKNQTALPLDLWLLELFQGLTWLLVGLTLSLKFKQIPRAWLRFFSILIFLVSAINCALSLFYVIGSMHLSFKVGVDVLSFPGAILLLLCTYRESKSSDTDREINGSLYAPLNGESNKDDSVSCVTLFAKAGFFSRISFWWLNSLMKSGKEKTLQDEDVPMLREEDRAESCYSMFLEQLNKQNQKDPSSQPSVLKTMVLCHWKEILISGFFAMLKVLALSSGPLLLNSFILVAEGYESFKYQGFVLAISLFFIKIIESLSQRQWYFRSRLVGLKVKSLLTAAIYKKQLRLSNSARLAHSSGEIMNYVTVDAYRIGEFPYWFHQTWTTSFQLCISLVILFRAVGLATIASLVVIVITVLCNTPLAKLQHKFQSKLMVAQDERLKAISEALVNMKVLKLYAWETSFKNSIEGLRNEELKWLSAVQLRKAYNTFLFWSSPVMVSAATFGACYFLNVPLHANNVFTFVATLRLVQDPIRTIPDVIGVVIQAKVAFARILKFLEAPELQSENIGKRCSEDNTRGSISIKSAEFSWEDSNVSKSTLRNINLEVSPGQKVAICGEVGSGKSTLLAAILREVPITQGKIDVYGKFAYVSQTAWIQTGSIRDNILFGSPMDVQKYQKTLHRSSLVKDLELFPHGDLTEIGERGVNLSGGQKQRVQLARALYQNADIYLLDDPFSAVDAQTASNLFNEYIMEGLAGKTVFLVTHQVDFLPAFDFVLLMSDGKILQAASYHHLLTSSKDFQDLVNAHKETAGSDRLVDVTSSERNSNSAKEIRKTYVEKEKKFEAPEGDQLIKQEERETGDQGFKPYLTYLKQNNGYIYFSAASICHLIFVIGQILQNSWMAANVDNPKVSTLRLILVYLLIGVTSTVFLLLRSLFPVALGLQSSKSLFLQLLNSLFRAPMSFYDSTPLGRILSRVSSDLSIVDLDVPCGLLFAVGATCNCYASLTVLAVVTWQVLFVSIPMLYFTLRLQRYYFASAKELMRMNGTTKSFVANHLAESVAGAVTIRAFEEEDRFFAKNLDLIDINATPFFHSFAANEWLIQRLETVSAVVLASAALCIVVLPPGTFSSGFIGMALSYGLSLNASLVFSIQNQCNIANYIISVERLNQYMHVPSEAPEVIEGNRPPVNWPVVGRVELQELKIRYRHDTPLVLRGITCTFEGGHKIGIVGRTGSGKTTLIGALFRLVEPAGGKIIVDGIDICSIGLHDLRSRFGIIPQDPTLFNGTVRYNLDPLFQHSDQEIWEVLGKCQLQEAVQEKEGGLDSSVVEDGANWSMGQRQLFCLGRALLRRSRVLVLDEATASIDNATDLILQKTIRTEFADCTVITVAHRIPTVMDCTKVLSISDGKLVEYDDPMKLMKREGSLFGKLVKEYWSHFQSAESH